One Osmerus eperlanus chromosome 23, fOsmEpe2.1, whole genome shotgun sequence DNA segment encodes these proteins:
- the LOC134009863 gene encoding granulocyte-macrophage colony-stimulating factor receptor subunit alpha-like, which produces MLFDYFGIVGILLCFILFSESVTDKVPLPAPTNLSIRWHDEFCLTLSWQAPQEDLGKCKVKYYIQIDEGKYLINQTNRISCHFTEKTVKYTVQTEPIDCGDRDRSEPVTKIIPQHTEHIKEFSCYLYSTKDMNCFWLTSNHVSDLQLLYRGVDKDHSAACTEEKDTHLAACTEYLYRNGVKTGCHLHDNQVSNVNDVYFLLNGTFDGSPFQNTFKRTPSKLVKPPPPTLNIKQEWKKLVLDWAPPDIFKPHCWKYKLNYIKCGETSSVTSQTNSASIPYDLMCQYKIQLETTINSDCGEGSIVRGPFEVYGQDNHNMIVVAIIVPIIIFVSVIIALVCLRKHKTIIFPDIPKPQLIFKDITNNNKEPKNPIEKLYVPVPEEVYIPVPENMK; this is translated from the exons ATGCTTTTCGATTATTTTGGAATTGTTGGGATTCTAttatgtttcattttattttcggAATCCGTAACAGACAAAG TTCCGCTCCCTGCACCGACCAACCTGTCGATACGCTGGCACGATGAGTTCTGTCTGACGCTGTCATGGCAGGCGCCTCAGGAAGACTTGGGCAAATGCAAAGTGAAGTATTATATACAAATTGACGAG GGAAAATACCTAATTAATCAAACAAATCGTATATCGTGCCATTTCACCGAGAAGACGGTGAAGTACACTGTGCAAACCGAGCCCATAGATTGTGGAGACAGAGACCGGAGTGAACCTGTGACCAAAATTATCCCTCAACACACAG AGCATATTAAGGAATTCAGCTGTTACCTCTACTCAACCAAGGACATGAATTGTTTCTGGCTGACATCCAATCATGTTTCAGACCTCCAACTCTTATATAG GGGGGTGGACAAAGACCATTCAGCAGCATGTACAGAGGAAAAAGATACCCATTTAGCAGCATGTACAGAGTATCTCTACAGGAATGGTGTGAAGACAGGATGTCACCTACATGACAATCAAGTGTCCAACGTGAATGACGTATATTTCTTGCTCAATGGTACATTCGATGGCTCACCTTTTCAGAATACCTTCAAGAGGACTCCCAGCAAACTTG tcaagcccccaccccccacactcaACATAAAACAAGAGTGGAAAAAGCTTGTCCTTGATTGGGCACCACCAGACATATTTAAGCCTCACTGCTGGAAGTACAAATTGAATTACATCAAATGTGGGGAGACTTCCTCTGTCACG AGTCAAACAAATTCAGCCAGCATACCATATGACTTAATGTGCCAGTACAAGATCCAGCTTGAAACTACAATAAACTCAGATTGTGGGGAAGGCAGCATCGTAAGAGGCCCATTCGAAGTTTATG GTCAGGATAATCATAACATGATAGTGGTGGCCATCATTGTTCCAATCATCATCTTCGTTTCTGTCATCATTGCACTTGTGTGTTTAAGGAA GCATAAAACCATTATTTTCCCTGACATTCCCAAACCTCAGCTAATATTCAAGGACATAACGAATAACAATAAGGAGCcaaag AACCCCATAGAGAAGCTGTATGTTCCAGTACCAGAGGAGGTGTATATTCCAGTGCCAGAGAACATGAAATGA